One part of the Solea solea chromosome 1, fSolSol10.1, whole genome shotgun sequence genome encodes these proteins:
- the LOC131471124 gene encoding uncharacterized protein LOC131471124, which translates to MEPRYHEEKKRSTYFSEKELEILMLAYGEYEHIFRRKCNTAAAAKERETTWEKIAARVNACNPTGERRTWKQLKMKHKNIIQKANRKKAEAQKTGGGPPPPPLTEAEELALSQYRGRPVAEGIPGGSSSEPVTPQDTSAYIRFVDGVFCLVQPPTETIVNPAAVSIPYSDLASDGSSKYSETVSFPASQEEEEEEVEEEVMMRKRCLLPQGEIRRGLLKTWLGITKRRVHQLLEHSLTQ; encoded by the exons atggagccccgataccacgaggaaaaaaaaagatcaacttatttcagtgagaaggagttggagatccttatgctggcctacggagaatatgagcacatatttcgccgcaaatgcaacacagctgcagcagcgaaggagagagagaccacatgggagaaaattgctgcccgagtcaatgc gtgcaatccaacaggagaaaggaggacttggaagcagctcaaaatgaaacataaaaacatcattcaaaaag ccaacagaaagaaggcagaggcccaaaaaacgggtggagggccacctccaccacctctgacagaggctgaggagctggctctcagccaatacaggggtcgccctgtggctgaaggcatccccgggggaagctcatctgagcctgtcaccccccaggacacaagtgcctacatcagat TTGTGGATGGTGTCTTCTGCCTGGTTCAGCCTCCGACTGAAACAATTGTTAACCCTGCAGCTGTAAGTATTCCATACTCAGATCTTGCCTCAGATGGTAGTTCAAAGTATTCTGAAACAGTATCTTTTCCTgcatcacaggaggaggaggaggaggaggtggaggaggaggtgatgatgaggaaacgctgtctgctgccacagggagagatccggaggggcctactgaa aacatggctgggcatcaccaagaggagggtccatcaacttctagagcacagcttgacacagtga
- the LOC131471104 gene encoding NLR family CARD domain-containing protein 3-like isoform X2, which translates to MAEDQRTRAGSGPGLRCPPVKSDQSRDEDMNFSNEPVKSDQSRDEDMNFSNEPVKSDQSRDADMNFSNEPVKSDQSRDEDMNFSNEPGASHPKSLSRVRHDGPGLRCPPVKSEQSRDEDMNFSNEPVKSDQSRDEDMNFSNEPVKSDQSRDEDMNFSNEPGASHPNVSMDKQPSCCPLCQDTLKDPVSTSCGHWFCRRCISSYWDQSSSPGDSCCPQCGKRPRTGTGPQNVGLQEVLDEHKISLRRRFEHVTEGTDGTGSKTLLNRIFTELYITEGQSEEVNTQHEVWQLEKTFKKKIVQDNPIKYCDIFEALPDQQGRIRVVLTNGVAGVGKTFLVQKFTLDWAEGLENQDVNLLIVLSFRELNLIRDQQHSLLTLLHVFHPTLEKVRAEKLAVCKPLFIFDGLDESRLSLDFNSRTLVSDVTRRSSVNVLLTNLIQGNLLPSALIWITSRPAAANQIPPTCVDRVTEVQGFTDDQKDKYFRKRSRTEDLSSRVISHIKKSRSLHIMCQIPVFSWVSATVLEHMLTSEQREELPKTLTDLYSHFLLVQTERKKNKYDEGHETSPQELMEDNRDVLLKLGRLAFEQLQKGNIMFYQEDLEQCGLGVTEALVYSGVCTEIFRRESVIFQKSVYCFVHLSVQEFLAAVYMFHCFTNRKKKVLQDFLGKEYSIQTQTPLFKKLSQPSLDVFLKVVLEKSLQSENGHLDLVVRFLHGLCLESNQRLLGSLLGQTHNSPEIIQRVIKNLKEMNTDNMLPNRCVNIFHCLMEMKDQSVHQEIQEFLTSGKSSMKKLPSIHCSALFYMEQMSKDVLGEIAPKQYNMSPEELQKALSNCRKVWCNQDMDI; encoded by the exons ATGGCCGAAGACCAGAGGACGAGAGCAGGGTCTGGTCCAGGACTCAGGTGTCCACCAGTTAAGAGTGACCAGTCCAGAGATGAAGACATGAACTTCAGTAATGAACCAGTGAAGAGTGACCAGTCCAGAGATGAAGACATGAACTTCAGTAATGAACCAGTGAAGAGTGACCAGTCCAGAGATGCAGACATGAACTTCAGTAATGAACCAGTGAAGAGTGACCAGTCCAGAGATGAAGACATGAACTTCAGtaatgaacctggagcctcacaCCCAAA atCTTTGTCCAGAGTGAGACATGATGGTCCAGGACTCAGGTGTCCACCTGTGAAGAGTGAACAGTCCAGAGATGAAGACATGAACTTCAGTAATGAACCAGTGAAGAGTGACCAGTCCAGAGATGAAGACATGAACTTCAGTAATGAACCAGTGAAGAGTGACCAGTCCAGAGATGAAGACATGAACTTCAGtaatgaacctggagcctcacaCCCAAA tgTTTCCATGGACAAGCAGCCGTcctgctgtcctctgtgtcaggacACCCTGAAGGACCCAGTCTCCACCAGCTGTGGACACTGGTTCTGCAGACGCTGCATCTCCTCATACTGGGACCAGTCTAGTTCACCTGGAGACTCCTGCTGTCCCCAGTGTGGAAAAAGACCCAGAACAGGAACTGGACCACAGA atgttggtcTGCAGGAGGTTCTAGATGAACATAAGATCAGTCTAAGGAGGAgatttgaacatgtgactgaaggaactgatggaacaggaagtaaaaccctcctgaacaggatcttcactgagctctacatcacagagggacagagtgaagaggtcaaTACTCAACATGAGGTGTGGCAGCTGGAGAAGACTTTCAAGAAGAAGATTGTCCAGGACAATCCCATTAAGTACTGCGACATCTTTGAAGCCTTACCTGACCAGCAGGGGCGCATCAGAGTCGTCCTGACCAATGGCGTCGctggtgttggaaaaaccttcttggtgcagaagttcactctggactgggccgagggtttggaaaaccaggatgtgaatctgctgattgtgctctcgttcagggagctgaacctgatcagagatcagcagcacagtcttctcACGCTGCTCCATGTTTTCCATCCAACATTagagaaggtcagagcagaGAAGCTTGCTGTCTGTAaacctttgttcatctttgatggCCTGGATGAAAGTAGACTCTCACTGGACTTCAATAGCAGGACGCTGGTTTCTGACGTCACACGCAGGTCATCAGTCAACGTGCTGCTGACCAACCTCATACAGGGGAATCTGCTTCCCTCGGCTCTCATCTGGATAACTTCTCGACCTGCAgcggccaatcagatccctcctacaTGTGTTGACAGGGTAACAGAAGTACAAGGCTTCACTGACGACCAGAAAGACAagtacttcaggaagagatCCAGAACTGAAGATCTGTCAAGCAGAGTCATCTCACACATCAAGAAGTCCaggagcctccacatcatgtgtcaaATCCCAGTCTTCTCCTGGGTCAGTGCGACAGTTTTGGAGCACATGTTGACTtcagagcagagagaagagctgcccaagaccctaacagacctgtactcacacttcctgctggttcagacagagaggaagaagaacaagtacGATGAAGGACATGAGACAAGTCCACAGGAACTGATGGAGGACAACAGGGACGTTCTTCTGAAGCTGGGGAGGCTGGCCTTTGAACAACTGCAGAAAGGAaacatcatgttctaccaagAAGACCTGGAACAGTGTGGTCTTGGTGTGACAGAGGCCTTGGTGTACTCAGGAGTTTGTACAGAGATCTTCAGAAGAGAGAGTGTGATCTTCCAGAAATCAGTCTactgctttgttcatctgagcgttcaggagtttctggctgcagtctacatgttccactgtttcacTAACAGGAAGAAAAAGGTACTGCAGGACTTTCTGGGAAAAGAATATTCAATCCAGACCCAAACACCTCTTTTCAAGAAGCTCTCTCAGCCatctctggatgtgttcctgaAAGTAGTCCTGGAGAAATcacttcaaagtgaaaatggtcaTCTGGACCTGGTTGTCCGCTTCCTTCATGGACTCTGTCTGGAGTCCAACCAGAGACTCTTAGGAAGTCTGCTGGGTCAGACTCACAACAGTCCAGAAATCATCCAGAGAGTCATCAAGAACCTGAAAGAgatgaacacagacaacatgCTTCCCAATAGATGTGTCAACATCTTCCATTGTCTGATGGAGATGAAAGACCAGTCGGTGCACCAGGAGATCCAAGAGTTCCTGACATCAGGGAAATCATCCATGAAGAAACTCCCTTCAATCCACTGCTCAGCCCTGTTCTACATGGAGCAGATGTCCAAGGACGTTCTGGGTGAGATTGCCCCTAAGCAGTACAACATGTCACCGGAGGAACTGCAGAAAGCTTTGAGCAACTGCAGAAAGGTTTG GTGTAACCAGGACATGGACATCTGA
- the LOC131471104 gene encoding NLR family CARD domain-containing protein 3-like isoform X1 codes for MAEDQRTRAGSGPGLRCPPVKSDQSRDEDMNFSNEPVKSDQSRDEDMNFSNEPVKSDQSRDADMNFSNEPVKSDQSRDEDMNFSNEPGASHPKSLSRVRHDGPGLRCPPVKSEQSRDEDMNFSNEPVKSDQSRDEDMNFSNEPVKSDQSRDEDMNFSNEPGASHPNVSMDKQPSCCPLCQDTLKDPVSTSCGHWFCRRCISSYWDQSSSPGDSCCPQCGKRPRTGTGPQTDVGLQEVLDEHKISLRRRFEHVTEGTDGTGSKTLLNRIFTELYITEGQSEEVNTQHEVWQLEKTFKKKIVQDNPIKYCDIFEALPDQQGRIRVVLTNGVAGVGKTFLVQKFTLDWAEGLENQDVNLLIVLSFRELNLIRDQQHSLLTLLHVFHPTLEKVRAEKLAVCKPLFIFDGLDESRLSLDFNSRTLVSDVTRRSSVNVLLTNLIQGNLLPSALIWITSRPAAANQIPPTCVDRVTEVQGFTDDQKDKYFRKRSRTEDLSSRVISHIKKSRSLHIMCQIPVFSWVSATVLEHMLTSEQREELPKTLTDLYSHFLLVQTERKKNKYDEGHETSPQELMEDNRDVLLKLGRLAFEQLQKGNIMFYQEDLEQCGLGVTEALVYSGVCTEIFRRESVIFQKSVYCFVHLSVQEFLAAVYMFHCFTNRKKKVLQDFLGKEYSIQTQTPLFKKLSQPSLDVFLKVVLEKSLQSENGHLDLVVRFLHGLCLESNQRLLGSLLGQTHNSPEIIQRVIKNLKEMNTDNMLPNRCVNIFHCLMEMKDQSVHQEIQEFLTSGKSSMKKLPSIHCSALFYMEQMSKDVLGEIAPKQYNMSPEELQKALSNCRKVWCNQDMDI; via the exons ATGGCCGAAGACCAGAGGACGAGAGCAGGGTCTGGTCCAGGACTCAGGTGTCCACCAGTTAAGAGTGACCAGTCCAGAGATGAAGACATGAACTTCAGTAATGAACCAGTGAAGAGTGACCAGTCCAGAGATGAAGACATGAACTTCAGTAATGAACCAGTGAAGAGTGACCAGTCCAGAGATGCAGACATGAACTTCAGTAATGAACCAGTGAAGAGTGACCAGTCCAGAGATGAAGACATGAACTTCAGtaatgaacctggagcctcacaCCCAAA atCTTTGTCCAGAGTGAGACATGATGGTCCAGGACTCAGGTGTCCACCTGTGAAGAGTGAACAGTCCAGAGATGAAGACATGAACTTCAGTAATGAACCAGTGAAGAGTGACCAGTCCAGAGATGAAGACATGAACTTCAGTAATGAACCAGTGAAGAGTGACCAGTCCAGAGATGAAGACATGAACTTCAGtaatgaacctggagcctcacaCCCAAA tgTTTCCATGGACAAGCAGCCGTcctgctgtcctctgtgtcaggacACCCTGAAGGACCCAGTCTCCACCAGCTGTGGACACTGGTTCTGCAGACGCTGCATCTCCTCATACTGGGACCAGTCTAGTTCACCTGGAGACTCCTGCTGTCCCCAGTGTGGAAAAAGACCCAGAACAGGAACTGGACCACAGA cagatgttggtcTGCAGGAGGTTCTAGATGAACATAAGATCAGTCTAAGGAGGAgatttgaacatgtgactgaaggaactgatggaacaggaagtaaaaccctcctgaacaggatcttcactgagctctacatcacagagggacagagtgaagaggtcaaTACTCAACATGAGGTGTGGCAGCTGGAGAAGACTTTCAAGAAGAAGATTGTCCAGGACAATCCCATTAAGTACTGCGACATCTTTGAAGCCTTACCTGACCAGCAGGGGCGCATCAGAGTCGTCCTGACCAATGGCGTCGctggtgttggaaaaaccttcttggtgcagaagttcactctggactgggccgagggtttggaaaaccaggatgtgaatctgctgattgtgctctcgttcagggagctgaacctgatcagagatcagcagcacagtcttctcACGCTGCTCCATGTTTTCCATCCAACATTagagaaggtcagagcagaGAAGCTTGCTGTCTGTAaacctttgttcatctttgatggCCTGGATGAAAGTAGACTCTCACTGGACTTCAATAGCAGGACGCTGGTTTCTGACGTCACACGCAGGTCATCAGTCAACGTGCTGCTGACCAACCTCATACAGGGGAATCTGCTTCCCTCGGCTCTCATCTGGATAACTTCTCGACCTGCAgcggccaatcagatccctcctacaTGTGTTGACAGGGTAACAGAAGTACAAGGCTTCACTGACGACCAGAAAGACAagtacttcaggaagagatCCAGAACTGAAGATCTGTCAAGCAGAGTCATCTCACACATCAAGAAGTCCaggagcctccacatcatgtgtcaaATCCCAGTCTTCTCCTGGGTCAGTGCGACAGTTTTGGAGCACATGTTGACTtcagagcagagagaagagctgcccaagaccctaacagacctgtactcacacttcctgctggttcagacagagaggaagaagaacaagtacGATGAAGGACATGAGACAAGTCCACAGGAACTGATGGAGGACAACAGGGACGTTCTTCTGAAGCTGGGGAGGCTGGCCTTTGAACAACTGCAGAAAGGAaacatcatgttctaccaagAAGACCTGGAACAGTGTGGTCTTGGTGTGACAGAGGCCTTGGTGTACTCAGGAGTTTGTACAGAGATCTTCAGAAGAGAGAGTGTGATCTTCCAGAAATCAGTCTactgctttgttcatctgagcgttcaggagtttctggctgcagtctacatgttccactgtttcacTAACAGGAAGAAAAAGGTACTGCAGGACTTTCTGGGAAAAGAATATTCAATCCAGACCCAAACACCTCTTTTCAAGAAGCTCTCTCAGCCatctctggatgtgttcctgaAAGTAGTCCTGGAGAAATcacttcaaagtgaaaatggtcaTCTGGACCTGGTTGTCCGCTTCCTTCATGGACTCTGTCTGGAGTCCAACCAGAGACTCTTAGGAAGTCTGCTGGGTCAGACTCACAACAGTCCAGAAATCATCCAGAGAGTCATCAAGAACCTGAAAGAgatgaacacagacaacatgCTTCCCAATAGATGTGTCAACATCTTCCATTGTCTGATGGAGATGAAAGACCAGTCGGTGCACCAGGAGATCCAAGAGTTCCTGACATCAGGGAAATCATCCATGAAGAAACTCCCTTCAATCCACTGCTCAGCCCTGTTCTACATGGAGCAGATGTCCAAGGACGTTCTGGGTGAGATTGCCCCTAAGCAGTACAACATGTCACCGGAGGAACTGCAGAAAGCTTTGAGCAACTGCAGAAAGGTTTG GTGTAACCAGGACATGGACATCTGA